Proteins encoded in a region of the Paenibacillus pedocola genome:
- a CDS encoding DGQHR domain-containing protein: protein MSNLPRPIVIENVLQYKMRGKVAYQSYLPSSTALNVTYVKHYDHPAGKGYQRPIDTKRSTDFAIYLSKGDDALFTPVLLNAAGNWEFSAYDNVRTNYGRIVCNGKASLMDGQHRLGGVERYVQETHSELNIPFLAFHHLDEDEEIQLFDTINTKAKGIGTSLSKYLRRDSDEYSWVATELITRPESPFHNIGSIVGKRSRGRHITLQNLYRTIHLLFKEQKMIGIKNEEKYQIALNYYRSIKDLFSKEWIDYGEYRITHIVCLDALSIAGSKLLTKSINERGRVDYNTMNKHIKKLQTINWSSDGPLKYLKGMSGSKSLAIDLVDLMLL from the coding sequence ATGAGTAACTTACCAAGACCAATAGTTATTGAAAATGTCCTGCAGTACAAAATGCGTGGCAAGGTCGCCTATCAAAGTTATCTACCATCTAGCACTGCCTTAAACGTTACTTATGTTAAACACTATGATCACCCAGCAGGAAAAGGTTATCAGAGACCAATAGATACAAAGCGGAGTACTGATTTTGCGATTTATTTATCTAAAGGTGATGATGCTTTATTTACGCCTGTATTATTAAATGCTGCAGGAAACTGGGAGTTCTCTGCATATGATAATGTAAGAACGAACTACGGAAGAATTGTTTGTAACGGGAAAGCTTCCCTTATGGATGGCCAGCATCGTCTTGGTGGAGTTGAACGATACGTCCAAGAAACACATTCTGAGTTAAACATCCCTTTTCTGGCTTTCCATCATCTTGATGAAGATGAAGAAATACAGTTATTTGATACAATTAATACTAAAGCCAAAGGAATTGGAACTTCTCTCAGCAAATATTTACGACGGGACTCGGATGAGTATAGTTGGGTCGCTACAGAGCTTATAACAAGGCCAGAAAGCCCATTTCATAATATCGGGAGTATCGTTGGCAAGCGTAGCCGCGGACGCCATATCACCCTTCAAAACCTCTATCGGACGATACATTTACTATTTAAAGAACAAAAAATGATTGGAATAAAAAATGAAGAAAAATATCAGATCGCTTTAAATTATTACCGTTCTATTAAAGATCTATTTTCTAAAGAATGGATAGATTATGGAGAATATCGTATCACTCATATCGTTTGTTTAGATGCTCTTTCTATTGCAGGATCTAAACTTCTAACAAAGAGCATTAATGAACGCGGAAGAGTCGATTACAATACGATGAATAAACATATAAAAAAACTGCAGACAATAAATTGGTCTTCAGATGGCCCATTAAAATATTTAAAAGGAATGAGTGGGTCCAAATCTCTGGCAATTGATCTTGTTGATTTAATGCTTCTTTAA
- a CDS encoding helix-turn-helix domain-containing protein: MRISIAEYVGDRIRVLRKSKNYTQEQLGEKVGLPQPYIGALERAERNISLETLERVLEAVDCPANEFFRPYTGENLSNDNWEKEVIFDSVYEMLIDRPVHDVQMIQQLVQNILITIDSHNEK; this comes from the coding sequence TTGAGGATAAGTATTGCTGAATATGTTGGAGATAGGATAAGAGTGCTTCGGAAGAGTAAGAATTATACTCAGGAACAATTAGGTGAAAAAGTGGGCTTGCCTCAGCCTTATATTGGTGCTCTCGAACGAGCAGAGAGGAACATTTCTTTAGAAACTCTCGAAAGAGTATTAGAGGCTGTTGATTGTCCTGCTAATGAGTTTTTTAGGCCTTACACTGGAGAGAACCTGTCAAATGACAATTGGGAAAAAGAAGTAATTTTTGACAGTGTATATGAAATGCTGATTGATAGACCAGTGCATGATGTGCAGATGATTCAACAACTTGTTCAAAACATTTTAATTACTATAGATTCACATAACGAAAAATAA
- a CDS encoding phospholipase D-like domain-containing protein, giving the protein MIEIINLESIKIVLSQGEQNYKEIFTSIDRTSHLYITTFNYSMPEELEESLQKSIEFVNDVKVIFNVYNFDGTEEGKIYRLLVKALNKNPYVQFFYNNNNHSKIISNGKKMYIGSSNLTENSINNFEAGVIIKDYDAIREIEESVFEYTYIKYKPIITDPIAPLIIPFQFFIVEAKKQYDVLKSMIESAKIHSFVLLDEELLKEERYILSDFLRKYYKTFKLAKEEFINYLTEHENGYKMVNLLEDIDHEIKLIYEHAPLGSPTVRFFDFMEDYSNMGEKYRDQYWKTQTFKADTVVLEEKLYLTRLTSLLDMFFHLRKIWIDLYGVKRHFFLDKQIPIIFWYEEPSMAEPYWRYFLR; this is encoded by the coding sequence TTGATTGAAATTATAAATTTAGAAAGCATTAAAATAGTTTTGTCTCAAGGCGAACAAAATTATAAAGAGATTTTTACTTCAATTGATAGAACAAGTCATTTGTATATAACAACCTTTAACTACTCTATGCCCGAGGAGTTGGAAGAGTCTTTACAAAAATCTATTGAGTTTGTGAATGATGTTAAGGTGATTTTTAATGTTTACAATTTTGATGGAACAGAAGAGGGGAAGATATACAGGTTATTAGTTAAAGCTTTAAATAAAAATCCGTATGTCCAATTTTTTTATAACAATAATAATCATTCGAAAATAATAAGCAATGGTAAAAAGATGTATATTGGAAGCTCGAATCTAACTGAAAACTCAATAAATAACTTTGAAGCTGGTGTCATTATTAAGGATTATGATGCTATAAGAGAAATTGAAGAGAGTGTTTTTGAATATACCTACATAAAGTATAAACCAATTATTACTGATCCAATTGCTCCACTAATAATACCCTTTCAATTTTTTATTGTAGAAGCTAAAAAACAATATGACGTGCTAAAGAGTATGATTGAATCAGCAAAAATACATAGCTTTGTTTTATTAGATGAAGAGTTGCTTAAAGAGGAACGTTACATATTATCTGATTTTTTAAGAAAATACTATAAAACTTTTAAATTAGCAAAAGAAGAGTTCATTAACTATCTCACTGAACATGAAAATGGATATAAGATGGTGAATCTATTAGAGGACATTGATCACGAAATTAAGTTGATTTATGAACATGCCCCACTGGGCTCACCTACAGTTAGATTTTTTGATTTTATGGAAGATTATAGTAACATGGGGGAAAAATATAGGGATCAGTATTGGAAAACACAGACTTTTAAAGCTGATACAGTAGTTCTTGAAGAGAAGCTATATTTAACCCGGTTAACTTCTTTGTTAGATATGTTTTTTCATTTAAGAAAAATTTGGATTGATTTGTATGGGGTAAAGAGGCATTTCTTCTTAGACAAACAAATACCAATTATTTTTTGGTATGAGGAACCGTCAATGGCCGAACCATATTGGAGATACTTTCTAAGATAA
- a CDS encoding HNH endonuclease, whose amino-acid sequence MKKINKPDIKQEDICKCFDDFKYQDRVIVKSKAYDQDFSNVKLFFADEKSFMTTNIDYSKYMKDTYKNRFSRKNSPSYQYYEKIRSTQRSCPYCNFPTRSVKELDHYLPKSQFPTFAVTSNNLVPICKDCNDIKEDYYDTEFSRMLIHPYYDNIEGVFDFLKCRIIENISIGFEFYIDKLSTWDGLFYERVRFHFDKLKIEDLYRSDFEAEFVVKFEEIKMLYEEESNADHVRESLNRRRKSLLNTMSRPWEYAGLTSIIESSWFFDYYLPIKVLGHL is encoded by the coding sequence ATGAAAAAAATTAATAAACCTGATATAAAACAAGAGGATATTTGTAAATGTTTTGATGATTTCAAATATCAAGACCGGGTTATAGTTAAATCAAAGGCATATGACCAAGATTTTTCTAACGTAAAATTGTTTTTTGCAGATGAGAAATCTTTTATGACAACAAATATAGATTATAGTAAATACATGAAAGACACCTATAAAAACAGATTTTCTCGAAAAAATTCACCTTCATACCAATACTATGAGAAGATCAGATCAACTCAGCGTAGTTGTCCATATTGTAACTTTCCAACAAGATCTGTAAAAGAATTGGATCATTATTTACCTAAATCCCAATTCCCTACTTTTGCTGTAACCTCTAATAATCTTGTTCCAATATGCAAAGATTGTAATGATATTAAGGAAGACTACTATGATACCGAATTTTCAAGAATGTTAATCCATCCATACTATGATAATATTGAGGGCGTTTTTGATTTCCTAAAATGTAGGATTATTGAGAATATAAGCATCGGTTTTGAATTTTACATAGATAAATTATCTACTTGGGATGGCTTATTTTATGAGCGGGTAAGATTCCACTTCGATAAACTCAAAATTGAGGATCTTTATCGTTCTGATTTTGAAGCAGAATTTGTTGTTAAATTCGAAGAAATAAAGATGCTTTATGAAGAAGAAAGTAACGCTGACCATGTTAGAGAAAGTCTAAACAGACGAAGAAAATCGTTACTTAACACAATGTCTCGCCCCTGGGAATATGCGGGACTAACAAGCATTATAGAAAGCAGCTGGTTTTTCGATTATTATCTACCAATTAAAGTCTTGGGACATTTATAA